CAGCAGCCCCCGCATACGTTCATAGGACCGCACAGGCTACCCGAAGAGGCCACCGTGAGGCTGATGCCCCGCCTCCTCGCGCTGCTCGGCGAGCCAGGCTACTACGTCGCTACGCCTGACTATCCTGTTTCGCCCGACCCGATAAGAGGCGATCTCGCCTGATTGAAGAAGCTCGTATGTCTTCGTGCGCCCACACCTCAATAGTTGAGATACCTCTTCCGGCTTCAAGAACTCGGCGCTGGTAGCTTCCTTCTCCATAGACTCCCTCCTACATCCCGTTACATCGCACACACTACTACACATTCTTGAGTAGTGCAAAACGATATGTACAAATCTCTGCTGGTATCATATGGTGTTGGAGACTGGCTACGAAGTGAGAGTGCGGAGGGAGATGGAAGAGAGAGACACGCGGTTACTCAAGGGGACACTGGACATCTGCCTACTGGCGATGATCGAGGAGAAGGATTGCTACGGGTACGAGATGATAAGTACCCTGCGGGATAAGGGTTTCCCTTTGGCTAACGAGCGCAGCGTCTACCCCTTGTTGGGGAGGCTCGAACTCGACGGGCTAATCGAAGGGTACCTGCAGGCCTCTAACGACGGTCCTGCTCGAAA
Above is a genomic segment from Rubrobacter aplysinae containing:
- a CDS encoding helix-turn-helix domain-containing protein, with product MEKEATSAEFLKPEEVSQLLRCGRTKTYELLQSGEIASYRVGRNRIVRRSDVVAWLAEQREEAGHQPHGGLFG
- a CDS encoding PadR family transcriptional regulator, translating into MEERDTRLLKGTLDICLLAMIEEKDCYGYEMISTLRDKGFPLANERSVYPLLGRLELDGLIEGYLQASNDGPARKYYRIQPEGCTRLRERARRTFEIYELAREIVTERVDLEQQVST